A genomic window from Fibrobacterota bacterium includes:
- the gmd gene encoding GDP-mannose 4,6-dehydratase has product MSRNKVALITGVTGQDGSYLAEFLLEKGYEVHGLKRRSSSFNTGRIDGIYGNPMFKAHFGDLADSTNLVRLVQEIQPDEIYNLGAMSHVAVSFEEPEYTADVDGIGTLRLLEAIRICGLEKKTRFYQASTSELFGLVQEVPQRETTPFYPRSPYAVAKLYAYWITVNYREAYGIYACNGILFNHESPRRGETFVTRKITRGIARIKEGLDSVLKLGNMDSLRDWGHARDYVEMQWMMLQQDVADDFVIATGKQISVRSFVELTCKHAGIQIRWEGSGVDEKGIDVATGKVIIEVDPRYFRPTEVETLLGSPEKAKTKLGWVPKITVEEMAKEMVESDLADARREKRGA; this is encoded by the coding sequence ATGAGCCGGAACAAAGTCGCTTTGATCACTGGAGTCACCGGCCAGGATGGATCTTACCTGGCGGAATTTCTCCTGGAGAAGGGCTACGAGGTTCATGGCCTCAAACGCCGGTCCAGCAGCTTCAATACCGGACGAATCGACGGGATCTACGGAAACCCCATGTTCAAGGCGCACTTTGGCGATCTCGCCGACAGCACCAACCTGGTTCGTCTGGTCCAGGAGATCCAGCCCGACGAGATCTACAATCTCGGTGCGATGAGCCACGTCGCGGTTTCCTTCGAGGAGCCGGAATACACTGCCGATGTCGATGGAATCGGCACTCTGCGTCTGCTGGAAGCCATCCGCATCTGCGGCTTGGAAAAGAAGACTCGGTTCTACCAAGCCTCCACTTCCGAGTTGTTCGGGCTCGTGCAGGAAGTGCCTCAGCGGGAAACCACTCCGTTCTACCCTCGCAGCCCCTACGCGGTGGCCAAGCTTTATGCCTACTGGATCACGGTGAACTACCGCGAAGCCTACGGCATCTACGCGTGCAACGGAATCCTGTTCAACCACGAAAGCCCTCGTCGCGGCGAGACCTTCGTGACCCGCAAGATCACCCGTGGGATCGCCCGTATCAAAGAGGGTCTTGACTCGGTGCTCAAGCTGGGCAACATGGACAGTCTCCGCGATTGGGGCCATGCGCGCGACTACGTGGAAATGCAATGGATGATGCTGCAGCAGGATGTGGCCGACGATTTCGTGATCGCCACCGGCAAGCAGATTTCCGTACGATCCTTCGTGGAGCTCACCTGCAAGCACGCCGGCATCCAGATCCGCTGGGAAGGATCTGGCGTTGACGAAAAGGGCATCGACGTGGCCACCGGAAAGGTGATCATCGAAGTGGATCCTCGCTACTTCCGTCCCACCGAAGTGGAAACCCTGCTGGGAAGCCCCGAAAAGGCGAAGACAAAACTTGGCTGGGTCCCGAAGATCACGGTGGAGGAAATGGCCAAGGAAATGGTCGAATCCGACCTCGCCGACGCTCGCCGCGAGAAGCGGGGAGCCTGA